The following proteins are encoded in a genomic region of Photobacterium toruni:
- a CDS encoding bacteriocin immunity protein, translating into MNLKKNIEEYSEFDFCNLLKYLNNAQEKEADEIMDWLDDNIKHPDGYGLITHPIECGIEDSPEAVIAELKRWYREQGLFLFKE; encoded by the coding sequence ATGAATTTAAAAAAAAACATTGAAGAATATTCAGAATTTGATTTTTGTAATTTACTAAAATATTTAAATAACGCGCAAGAAAAGGAAGCTGATGAGATCATGGATTGGTTAGATGACAATATTAAGCATCCTGATGGTTATGGTTTAATTACTCATCCAATTGAATGTGGTATTGAGGATTCACCTGAGGCTGTTATAGCAGAACTAAAACGATGGTATAGAGAGCAAGGATTATTTTTGTTTAAAGAATAA
- a CDS encoding IS91 family transposase, translating to MYNPNSINALFTLDKCFHNALKNGHVFRTAELEAVVKVLSCKTHKLGAKAYSCTNPRCSHEKRVCNTCKSKLCTSCGQKATERWIAVINSILPDCKYRHITFTMPKAFWLIFQYNRVLLNHLFSLAANTLIKLAKKRGVTVGIFSALHTYGRQINFNCHIHLSIAEFGLNRQGKLKSFSFKFDLLMSQWRYEVINLLRTHYPVLILPPELEVEGNSPQSWTAFLDRNYNRHWNVNVNVNVAKNTTHKTHTAKYLGSYVKKPPIAAARLADYTGGDVTFTYLDHRSKSYKDLTLSQTEMMLRILNHVPEKHFKMIRYFGFLSNRLRGRLLPLIYKQLGQEVVTAKTFGFAAMMKAFLKVDPFKCILCGARMVFTGFIIAGLKVGQLVSAIENIALQRPI from the coding sequence ATGTATAACCCGAATAGTATCAATGCTCTTTTTACCTTAGATAAATGTTTTCATAATGCGCTGAAAAACGGTCACGTTTTTCGCACAGCAGAGCTTGAAGCAGTGGTCAAAGTATTATCATGTAAAACACATAAGCTCGGTGCTAAAGCGTATAGTTGCACCAACCCTCGGTGCTCTCATGAAAAACGGGTATGTAATACCTGTAAGAGCAAGCTCTGCACGTCATGCGGCCAAAAGGCCACAGAGCGTTGGATAGCGGTCATCAATTCAATCCTCCCTGATTGCAAATATCGGCATATTACGTTCACGATGCCAAAGGCATTTTGGCTAATTTTTCAATATAACAGAGTGTTATTGAACCATCTGTTTTCCCTTGCCGCCAACACATTAATAAAGCTTGCGAAAAAGAGAGGGGTAACCGTCGGTATTTTTTCGGCTCTGCATACCTATGGTCGACAAATAAATTTCAATTGTCATATTCATTTATCAATAGCGGAATTCGGCTTAAATCGACAGGGGAAGTTGAAATCATTTTCCTTTAAGTTTGATTTGCTCATGAGCCAATGGCGTTATGAGGTCATTAACCTGTTAAGAACACATTATCCCGTATTAATTTTACCGCCAGAATTGGAGGTGGAAGGCAATAGCCCTCAGTCCTGGACTGCATTTTTAGACAGAAACTATAATCGTCATTGGAATGTTAATGTTAATGTTAATGTTGCCAAAAATACCACTCATAAGACGCATACCGCGAAATATTTAGGGAGTTACGTGAAAAAGCCGCCGATAGCGGCTGCTCGGTTGGCTGATTACACCGGTGGGGATGTGACATTTACTTATCTAGACCACAGAAGTAAAAGCTATAAAGATTTAACCTTAAGCCAAACAGAAATGATGCTGAGGATATTGAACCATGTGCCTGAAAAACACTTCAAAATGATCCGTTATTTTGGTTTTTTATCGAACCGTTTACGGGGACGCTTATTGCCATTGATATATAAACAACTCGGACAAGAGGTTGTTACTGCCAAAACCTTTGGTTTTGCAGCGATGATGAAAGCATTTTTGAAGGTTGATCCGTTCAAATGTATTTTGTGTGGTGCTCGAATGGTATTCACGGGATTTATTATAGCAGGATTAAAAGTAGGTCAATTAGTATCAGCAATAGAAAATATTGCGTTACAGAGGCCAATTTAA